One Oncorhynchus masou masou isolate Uvic2021 chromosome 18, UVic_Omas_1.1, whole genome shotgun sequence DNA window includes the following coding sequences:
- the kcnj12a gene encoding ATP-sensitive inward rectifier potassium channel 12, which yields MSVGRLNRYSIVSSEEEALRLTNMHGGSSGGMNGFGNGKIHTRRKVRNRFVKKNGQCNVQFANMEDKSSRYMADMFTTCVDIRWRYMLVLFTLVFVLSWLAFGLAFWVIALLHGDLDNPAGDDNFTPCVLQVNGFVAAFLFSIETQSTIGYGYRCVTEECPVAVFMVVFQSIVGCIIDCFMIGAIMAKMARPKKRAQTLLFSHNAVIAMRDSKLCLMWRVGNLRKSHIVEAHVRAQLIKPRITDEGEYIPLDQIDINVGFDKGLDRIFLVSPITIIHEIDEDSPLYGIGKNDLETADFEIVVILEGMVEATAMTTQARSSYLATEVLWGHRFEPVLFEEKNLYKVDYSHFHKTYEVPSTPRYSAKDMVENKFLVPTSNSFCYENELAFLSRDEDEEEDVVGVGVSGGVRVLANLNSPDRTSRHEFERIQTTRGLDQRSYRRESEI from the coding sequence ATGAGTGTGGGGCGTCTCAACCGTTACAGCATTGTGTCATCCGAGGAGGAGGCGCTGCGGCTCACCAACATGCACGGCGGCAGCAGTGGTGGAATGAATGGCTTTGGCAACGGCAAAATCCACACACGCCGCAAGGTCCGCAACCGCTTCGTCAAGAAGAATGGCCAGTGCAATGTGCAGTTCGCCAACATGGAGGACAAGTCATCGCGCTACATGGCCGATATGTTCACCACGTGCGTGGACATCCGTTGGCGCTACATGCTGGTGCTGTTCACGCTGGTGTTCGTGTTGTCTTGGCTGGCCTTTGGCCTGGCCTTCTGGGTCATAGCGTTACTCCACGGCGACCTTGACAACCCGGCTGGAGACGACAACTTCACGCCCTGCGTTCTGCAAGTCAACGGCTTCGTGGCCGCCTTCCTGTTCTCCATCGAAACCCAGTCGACCATCGGCTACGGCTACCGCTGCGTGACGGAGGAGTGTCCCGTCGCAGTCTTCATGGTGGTCTTCCAGTCCATCGTGGGCTGCATCATTGACTGCTTCATGATTGGCGCCATTATGGCCAAGATGGCACGGCCCAAGAAGCGGGCACAGACGCTGCTGTTCAGCCACAATGCAGTGATCGCCATGCGCGACAGCAAGCTGTGCCTCATGTGGAGGGTGGGGAACCTGAGGAAGAGTCACATTGTAGAGGCCCATGTCAGAGCTCAGCTCATCAAACCCCGGATCACTGACGAAGGGGAGTACATCCCCTTGGACCAAATAGACATCAATGTGGGTTTTGACAAAGGCCTGGACAGGATTTTCTTGGTGTCACCCATTACGATTATCCATGAGATTGATGAGGATAGTCCACTCTATGGGATTGGTAAAAATGACCTGGAGACGGCAGACTTTGAGATCGTGGTCATACTGGAGGGAATGGTCGAGGCGACTGCCATGACCACACAGGCGCGCAGCTCCTACCTGGCCACGGAGGTGCTGTGGGGTCACCGGTTCGAGCCGGTGCTCTTCGAGGAGAAGAACCTGTACAAGGTGGATTACTCTCACTTTCACAAGACCTACGAGGTACCGTCCACCCCGCGTTACAGTGCCAAGGACATGGTGGAGAACAAATTCCTGGTGCCCACCTCCAACTCCTTCTGTTACGAGAACGAGCTGGCCTTCCTCAGCCGGGACGAGGACGAGGAAGAGGATGTGGTGGGCGTGGGCGTGAGCGGTGGTGTCAGAGTGCTGGCCAACCTGAACAGTCCAGACCGGACCAGTCGACACGAGTTCGAGAGGATACAGACCACTAGGGGACTGGACCAAAGGTCGTACCGCAGGGAGTCAGAGATATGA